The segment ATGGCGACGAAGACAAGGATCCAGGGCTGAACAGACCGAACAGCAGCACTACGGGTTTCAGCAGCCGCGCTAATAATGTCGCGCCTGGTACTAGTGCCACATTAAGTGCCAACAATCGAAAATCACATTTTCCTCAAAACATAATGCCAAGGGCCTCATTGGTGGACGGTGGAAGGAACGGCAGTTTAAGATCGGATCGATTGCAAAGGGTGAATGGCCACGAGAATGCAATCATAGGTGATCAGAAAGATAATAGAACAGCTGTGGAGGGTGAGGAATACGGATCCGACCTCGAATCTTATATCAACGAGCAGGACTTGGATAATTTGGATTTGGATGGCGAGGCTTTGACGGATGATAATGATAATTTCTCTAAAGTGAACCTGAGACTCAGCTCTACTAATAAAAACGTCGagaatcaagaagaaggatcaGTCCCGAACGGCGATCATAGATCAAGTAGTGGCTCATCATATGGGAGGTCCCTTTTAGACTCAGATTTCAGCGGCAGCAACTTCATGAAGAAGGAATCTTCGGCGATTGATAGCACATCTTTCCTGGATGACTCTGATATGCAACCGGCTACAATGTCTCACTCTATCCCAATGACTCTCGAAGACTATGGGATATACCATGGTCAAGATGATTCAACACTTAACAATGTCTTTGACGAGGCTGTAATGAACATGAAGAAGTCATCCAGAACACAGTTGAGAGAAAGGAGATCGTCGAATTGCTTGATATCCCATAGTCTTGGGAGTACGCGCCACTCCAGTAGCTCGAATACCGGGATAAAAGGGAAAGGTCATACGCGGTCACTTTCCACTGCAAGTAACGATAGCAGTAAAGTTAGAAGCGAGTTGGAGAAGAAGTGCGCACTTGGTCCTGGTGGGAGGCAAGGAAAGCTAAACTTGCCACCGAGTATTTACCGCAATGGATCGACTCCAAGGGGAAGCTCTCTCGTCATACAGAAAATTACTGATTTCCCGAAGCCCGACACTTCTGACTCTCTTTTATCTTCATTGTTCAGTCGCAGGAAGCAAGCGAAAGCGAGCGCGGCAGATATCCTGGAGTACTTCTCCTTTGTCTCTGGAAACAAGGTCCCGAGAGGTGAAGCAAGCACCATAAGCGTATATATCCAGTCTTCCGCCAAGTATAAACGGCATCCCTTTGAAGCAAACATCAGAAACTCGGCAACCATATTTGAGACTATTGGGTATATCCTTTACCTCTTTTCAACCAAATTCAAGCCAGATAAAAGTGAAGGAGATGGTCTGaacgaagatgaaattaAAGATCCAAACAAATTCTGCCTTAAGATCGTTGACGAGGACGGAGAGccttttgaagatgattttgGTAAAATCGACAGACTGAAAACCATTCAATCGCTCTCTGACAATGAAGTAGTGCTTTGTAAGGTAAGTGCAACTGAGGAGAAGTTAAACGAAAAGGAAACTCCACTTCCATACGACCTTCACGGTGAGATAATAGACAATGCTCAAATACATAGTGGTGGGAACTTGCGATTAAACCAGTTTAGCTATTACAAGCCCATTTTGAGCGACGAAACgaacaagaaaaatgaGAACTCAAAAATCATATCCGTGAAGGTTTACTTATTTCCCTGTGGGAACAAAGAGTTTAATTATACTATCGTCGAAGTATCAGTTACATCTAGTCTGAATGATATATTGGTACGGTATTGTAAGATGAAAAAGATGGATCCAAATGAATATCTTCTCAAGGTTCCCGATAAAAAGGTAGCATTGAATCTTAATGACACAGTTCTTCGACTTGATGGCCATCACGAAGTCGAGGTTGTTTCCAAAAGAGAAGCCCGGGAGCTTCATTTAGAAAAATGCAGACCAGACCTTGCCAAACCCAATCTGCCAACTATTCAAAGCACTGATTTAACTCCAATGACCTTGGACCCTTCTGCGTATCTGAAACCCGAATCACCAACTGTTACGAAGGTAGCATCTCTGGAAAATAAACCGTCAACCAAGTACAGGAAAGCGGGTTCCAAGCATAAGTTGGTGCTCAGCACCCAGATATCCGGCTCGAGCAACACAAGTGGTAGCACAGTGAACGCATTCTTTAAGGCcaaaaactcatcaaaGGCTTCGCTGCATGGCTCGTACTACGCACCTGACCACTCCACACCTGTCTCAGGTACCATGAACACCGGTGGTAGTAACAGTAACTATCCAGAGCTGCTATCCGGCGCGTATCACAAATACAAGGTCTGGAGGAGGCAACAgatgtctctgatgaaTAAACATGAGAGAGCGTTAGCACTGGATGGTGATTACATTTACATCGTTCCACCAGAAAAGCATTTGCACTGGCATGAAAACGTCAAGACCAAATCCATCCATATAAGTCAGGTTATTTCTGTCGCTAAATCCAAGAGAGTCCCCGAATACTTCAAACTATTCATTCGAAGAGGGCAGCACGACCTCAAAAGATACTACTTCGAGGCGGTATCCTCCCAAGAATGTATGGAGATTGTTTCCAGGATACAGAACTCGCTGAATGCTTATAAGATGAACCATAAGTAGTTTTTGTGAGAAAGTTCTTCGCCCTTGCAAGGACTAGGCAGAACACTCCTACGAGAACTGACTAAAGTTTATACACTGTCTGACCCAGTGAATTGAGGAGGACATAGATCTCATAGTAGTATATCAATCCTATTTAAGCTCAAGTTCCTTTGAAATTCGCATTCTCATTGGTCCATTTCCGCAGCGCGAAAGCGCTTCATTTTATGCACCAGTCAAAGCTAACCTCGAACTTGCAACCAGAAGAACACGGAACTATCGCAGAAATATCAAGTGAAGTGTCAAAATGGGAGCCGGTTATCAAATCTTGGGTAGACATGTTCCATCTCACCATCTGGCTTTAGGTACTTTGGGCCTAGTCGCCTTAATTGTTGTTCCAAACCCATTTGCTGCTAAGAAGCCAAAGAGCGTCAACTTTGGTGCTGGCtcgaaggaagaagagcaattcatcgaaaattATCTAGCCAAGCATACCGAAGCTGCAGAGAAACActgagctgctgagatCAATCCTCTTTCAGACTTTTAAATATTCCATATCATGTTCAAGGAGAGAATATTTACCACCTCGATTGAACTATTTATGTGTTCCACTACTGTACAGTCTAATTCATTAAGTATCTATTTAATCCTTGAATAGTGCTTCATTTGATAGCGGATCCGCAGCGAGAACGTTATCTCTcaatttgatctttctttgaaccgctgcttcagctctttcttttgCGGCATTGGCAGCCTGCTGCTTCATTTGGGCT is part of the Torulaspora globosa chromosome 7, complete sequence genome and harbors:
- the AVO1 gene encoding Avo1p (ancestral locus Anc_3.126), with the translated sequence MDTVACLNRLRAQFLWDCPENEQMRRIIKPYMAGQEGSIDEVATLYIAPDGHDMLPEMESPPLSLTNMDGYLSKNRPLLANARHYSKSKELTKNARGEVSVARNKSNKDQKDVERERQSISAQNQARHSAFDTVTERRLPVSIKSDTTYRKHDSDSQTDSDEPEADDFKKKASRRLSISRIFKGRHESNGRKDNKKRRELQKKRRDINFDINFDYDEDLEEDDDEEEDEEGENLQSRFFQLDLESSKSSHANGDEDKDPGLNRPNSSTTGFSSRANNVAPGTSATLSANNRKSHFPQNIMPRASLVDGGRNGSLRSDRLQRVNGHENAIIGDQKDNRTAVEGEEYGSDLESYINEQDLDNLDLDGEALTDDNDNFSKVNLRLSSTNKNVENQEEGSVPNGDHRSSSGSSYGRSLLDSDFSGSNFMKKESSAIDSTSFLDDSDMQPATMSHSIPMTLEDYGIYHGQDDSTLNNVFDEAVMNMKKSSRTQLRERRSSNCLISHSLGSTRHSSSSNTGIKGKGHTRSLSTASNDSSKVRSELEKKCALGPGGRQGKLNLPPSIYRNGSTPRGSSLVIQKITDFPKPDTSDSLLSSLFSRRKQAKASAADILEYFSFVSGNKVPRGEASTISVYIQSSAKYKRHPFEANIRNSATIFETIGYILYLFSTKFKPDKSEGDGLNEDEIKDPNKFCLKIVDEDGEPFEDDFGKIDRLKTIQSLSDNEVVLCKVSATEEKLNEKETPLPYDLHGEIIDNAQIHSGGNLRLNQFSYYKPILSDETNKKNENSKIISVKVYLFPCGNKEFNYTIVEVSVTSSLNDILVRYCKMKKMDPNEYLLKVPDKKVALNLNDTVLRLDGHHEVEVVSKREARELHLEKCRPDLAKPNLPTIQSTDLTPMTLDPSAYLKPESPTVTKVASLENKPSTKYRKAGSKHKLVLSTQISGSSNTSGSTVNAFFKAKNSSKASLHGSYYAPDHSTPVSGTMNTGGSNSNYPELLSGAYHKYKVWRRQQMSLMNKHERALALDGDYIYIVPPEKHLHWHENVKTKSIHISQVISVAKSKRVPEYFKLFIRRGQHDLKRYYFEAVSSQECMEIVSRIQNSLNAYKMNHK
- the ATP19 gene encoding F1F0 ATP synthase subunit k (ancestral locus Anc_3.128), translated to MGAGYQILGRHVPSHHLALGTLGLVALIVVPNPFAAKKPKSVNFGAGSKEEEQFIENYLAKHTEAAEKH